The Trypanosoma brucei gambiense DAL972 chromosome 10, complete sequence genome has a segment encoding these proteins:
- a CDS encoding glucose-6-phosphate 1-dehydrogenase, putative, with product MDGDLSQLGFLQEVDRFFDVLREKTLRDRPDNIPEYVMQNCRKVADTLRKDSCDIIPDAAAPELKERALTIVVLGASGDLARNKTFPALFQLFCNGLIPRTINIVGYARTKMPDVEQWKKESLAKHFPRAKDRCPHIEAFLKTITYISGSYDGADDFFRLNDVITKFEESFPGKQKGGNRLFYLALPPSVFMHACTGIRTHVMQKPGLGWVRIIIEKPFGHDTESSNELSRQLEPLFEESQIFRIDHYLGKEMVQNIVVTRFANRVFSALWNNNNIACVRITFKESIGTEGRGGYFDKAGIIRDVVQNHLTQILSLLAMEKPRSLSPEDIRDEKVIVLRHVNPVTPADCVLGQYTRSEDGSIPGYLEDPTVPRGSKCATFVVLRLFINNDRWDGVPFIIEAGKAVERRYLGIRIQFKDEIRPFGVAAQRNELIIRAQPSEAMYLRLTAKTPGVLSDTHQTELDLSYEHRYNITLPDAYESLIHEALLGRSTNFVRKDELDAAWRIYTPLLEAIERGETTTYPYSAGSKGPAEAQKFVDDTGFKPLTGDIYQQRKLHHL from the coding sequence atggacggTGATCTTTCCCAACTAGGGTTCCTACAAGAGGTGGATAGGTTCTTCGATGTCTTACGTGAGAAGACCCTCCGAGACCGACCCGATAATATCCCAGAATATGTGATGCAGAATTGTAGAAAGGTTGCAGACACTCTCAGGAAGGATTCATGCGACATCATCCCGGATGCTGCTGCACCTGAATTGAAGGAAAGAGCACTTACTATTGTCGTGCTTGGGGCAAGCGGTGACTTGGCGAGGAATAAAACGTTCCCGGCGCTGTTTCAACTATTCTGTAACGGATTAATTCCGCGAACGATTAACATTGTCGGCTACGCTCGCACCAAAATGCCTGACGTGGAgcaatggaaaaaagagagcctAGCTAAGCATTTTCCTCGGGCTAAGGATCGCTGCCCCCATATTGAGGCTTTCTTGAAGACAATCACCTATATCTCGGGCTCGTATGACGGTGCGGATGATTTTTTTCGTCTTAACGACGTGATAACAAAATTTGAGGAGTCGTTTCCAGGAAAACAGAAAGGAGGCAACAGGTTGTTCTACCTTGCGTTACCACCTTCTGTATTTATGCATGCGTGCACGGGGATTCGCACTCATGTGATGCAGAAACCGGGCCTGGGGTGGGTTCGAATAATTATTGAAAAGCCATTCGGGCACGACACGGAAAGTTCTAATGAACTTTCGAGGCAGTTGGAGCCTCTTTTCGAAGAATCCCAAATTTTTCGAATCGATCATTATCTTGGGAAGGAAATGGTGCAAAATATTGTTGTCACCCGCTTCGCCAACCGTGTTTTCAGTGCACTAtggaacaataataacatcgCGTGCGTCCGGATCACTTTTAAGGAGTCTATCGGGACGGAGGGCCGCGGTGGTTACTTTGACAAGGCGGGTATTATCCGCGACGTGGTGCAAAACCACCTTACCCAGATCCTTTCACTGTTAGCAATGGAGAAACCACGCTCACTAAGCCCAGAGGATATACGTGATGAAAAGGTAATTGTACTAAGGCATGTGAATCCCGTGACTCCCGCCGACTGCGTGTTGGGACAGTACACGAGGTCTGAAGACGGTTCTATTCCTGGTTACCTGGAGGATCCAACGGTGCCGAGGGGAAGTAAATGCGCGACATTCGTGGTACTTCGACTGTTCATTAACAACGACCGCTGGGACGGTGTGCCATTCATCATAGAGGCGGGGAAAGCGGTGGAGCGGCGCTATCTCGGCATACGCATCCAGTTTAAGGATGAAATCCGCCCCTTTGGAGTTGCCGCACAGCGCAACGAACTGATCATACGAGCGCAGCCCTCGGAGGCAATGTATTTGAGACTTACCGCAAAAACACCCGGCGTTCTCTCAGACACTCACCAGACCGAACTTGACCTCTCCTACGAACATCGTTACAACATAACTCTGCCAGATGCCTATGAGAGCCTCATTCACGAAGCACTTCTGGGGAGGTCCACCAATTTCGTTCGAAAGGATGAACTCGATGCCGCGTGGAGGATCTACACACCACTCTTGGAGGCTATTGAACGTGGAGAAACCACAACGTACCCCTACTCCGCTGGGTCAAAGGGGCCGGCGGAAGCACAAAAGTTTGTTGATGACACTGGGTTTAAACCTCTCACAGGGGATATTTACCAGCAGCGGAAGCTTCATCATTTGTAA
- a CDS encoding malate dehydrogenase, putative codes for MVIFFGRAQTRRVTGKVVVFGATTNVGKHLSLLLTLCPQVKELCCFDPLNDVTLRMTETRVRGIVKDLSHIDTGVVLRAVDDPQQWEPAMRNAQLVLICTGSIPNPSRLQRDLALAECAPEYLVAMELVARAAPHAIVGIASGPVNSLVPLAREVLLRHSAFDPRKLFGITSRDVMRTRVLFAKELHMNPYDVNVHVVGGKGDATVCPLITQTGFQLSHQRMVQLCEEVQRTENFTAADHNSTGCRVDSQNVQGQEKFTCPTLSTANAAYEWVTSIMKAQRGDRGITECSFVESSIKRETPFFSSLVELGEEGAAQLLPLGALTPYEEELVAAAVPLILEDVEAGLRLSKTGVDAVS; via the coding sequence ATGGTAATTTTCTTTGGTCGAGCACAAACCAGGCGAGTGACTGGAAAAGTAGTTGTGTTCGGTGCAACAACCAATGTAGGCAAGCACCTTTCACTACTACTAACGCTTTGTCCGCAGGTCAAGGAACTGTGCTGTTTTGATCCACTAAATGACGTCACACTTCGTATGACGGAGACACGTGTCCGCGGGATTGTGAAGGACCTCTCACATATCGATACTGGTGTTGTTTTGAGAGCTGTTGATGACCCGCAGCAGTGGGAACCAGCCATGAGGAACGCACAGTTGGTGCTTATCTGCACTGGCAGCATTCCCAACCCGAGTCGTCTGCAGCGTGACCTTGCACTCGCGGAGTGTGCACCAGAGTATCTCGTTGCGATGGAATTAGTGGCCAGGGCAGCTCCCCACGCCATCGTTGGTATCGCTTCTGGTCCTGTTAACTCCTTAGTGCCGTTAGCGAGAGAGGTGCTTTTGCGACACAGTGCATTTGACCCACGCAAGCTTTTTGGCATCACTTCACGTGATGTTATGCGAACGCGGGTTCTTTTTGCAAAGGAATTGCACATGAACCCTTACGATGTGAATGTGCATGTCGTAGGTGGAAAAGGTGATGCTACTGTTTGTCCACTGATTACACAGACGGGATTCCAACTGTCACATCAGCGAATGGTACAGCTCTGTGAGGAGGTCCAACGTACTGAGAATTTTACAGCAGCCGACCACAACTCCACGGGGTGTCGCGTTGACAGCCAAAACGTTCAAGGCCAAGAAAAGTTTACGTGCCCCACCTTATCGACTGCAAACGCAGCATATGAATGGGTCACTTCGATAATGAAGGCACAACGTGGAGACCGTGGCATTACCGAGTGCTCCTTTGTAGAATCTTCGATAAAGAGAGAGACGCCTTTTTTCAGCTCGCTCGTTGAACTTGGTGAGGAGGGCGCTGCGCAGCTTTTACCATTGGGTGCTTTGACACCGTATGAGGAGGAGCTTGTGGCAGCTGCTGTGCCGCTGATTCTGGAAGATGTTGAAGCTGGTTTGCGTTTATCCAAGACAGGGGTAGATGCAGTTTCATGA
- a CDS encoding mitochondrial malate dehydrogenase, putative, giving the protein MRTSATLQFKVAVLGAAGGIGQPLSLILKTNPLVSHLSCYDIHGVTGVAADLSHICSPAKVTGHLKDELHKAVDGADVVIIPAGTPRKPGMTREDLFSVNATIVRDLVSACAKQCPKALIGVVSNPVNSVVPIASEVLKKAGVFDPARLFGITTLDVVRARTFVAEAAGKSPYDVNVQVVGGHSGPTIIPLLSQAGVSLTEEQVKAITHRVQYGGDEVVKAKGGAGSATLSMAYAAGEWMSSVLKGLRGDKGIVECTYVQTDIIPGVNFFGCPVELGKGGVEKIHKPVFDAYEQSLLEKCVADLEKNIAAGFAFGSRQ; this is encoded by the coding sequence ATGCGTACCAGTGCAACTCTCCAGTTTAAAGTTGCCGTCCTCGGTGCTGCCGGTGGTATTGGTCAACCGTTATCGCTTATCCTGAAAACCAATCCTCTTGTGTCTCACTTGAGTTGTTATGACATACATGGTGTGACAGGCGTGGCTGCAGACCTCTCGCACATTTGTTCTCCAGCTAAGGTGACTGGTCACCTGAAAGATGAACTTCACAAAGCAGTTGACGGAGCTGACGTTGTCATCATCCCCGCAGGCACACCGCGAAAGCCGGGGATGACTCGCGAAGATCTCTTCAGTGTTAATGCAACGATCGTTCGAGACCTCGTATCGGCTTGTGCAAAACAATGCCCCAAGGCTCTTATCGGTGTTGTTTCCAACCCTGTCAACAGTGTTGTACCCATTGCTTCGGAGGTGCTCAAAAAGGCTGGTGTCTTTGACCCTGCTCGCCTCTTTGGCATAACCACGCTTGATGTGGTGAGAGCTCGAACATTTGTGGCTGAGGCCGCTGGTAAGAGTCCGTATGACGTTAATGTTCAGGTGGTGGGTGGACACAGTGGTCCGACTATTATTCCATTATTATCTCAAGCTGGTGTATCATTGACGGAGGAACAAGTCAAGGCTATAACGCACCGAGTACAGTATGGCGGTGACGAAGTTGTGAAAGCTAAAGGAGGGGCGGGTTCAGCAACTCTTTCAATGGCGTACGCCGCTGGGGAATGGATGTCCTCCGTGTTGAAAGGGCTTCGTGGTGACAAGGGTATCGTGGAGTGTACGTATGTTCAGACGGATATTATTCCCGGCGTGAACTTTTTCGGTTGCCCGGTGGAACTTGGGAAAGGTGGCGTTGAAAAGATTCACAAACCTGTGTTTGACGCGTATGAGCAGAGTCTTTTGGAGAAATGTGTTGCGGACTTGGAGAAAAATATCGCAGCAGGTTTTGCCTTCGGTTCCAGACAGTGA
- a CDS encoding adenylate kinase, putative: protein MHVFLTGPPGSGKTSVSTVLKERYGFCYVTPIEAVSHAVEYSDTDVGDKLRRYVDEGEPIPDDLLARAVADATRGPDCTNGFLLNDFPKTAEQARHLKAEGIEPDAIVVLSVPDSLLVDRHAGRWVHPSSGRVYHTFYNPPNVKGRDDVTGQPLVQRPEDTEEAVHQGLVKYYESIRGLRAVYGDPRLWHTVDGFASLDSVHVSICRVLDPIIADKTRRWWSKLFWWSS, encoded by the coding sequence ATGCACGTGTTTCTCACAGGTCCACCAGGGAGTGGAAAAACTTCTGTGAGTACGGTTCTCAAGGAACGATACGGTTTCTGTTACGTAACTCCCATTGAGGCGGTATCTCATGCCGTAGAATACAGCGATACTGATGTGGGAGATAAACTTCGGCGTTACGTGGACGAGGGAGAACCCATCCCTGACGACTTACTTGCACGGGCGGTAGCGGATGCCACTCGCGGCCCGGACTGTACCAATGGCTTCCTGCTGAACGATTTTCCCAAAACGGCTGAGCAAGCGCGACACCTTAAAGCGGAGGGTATAGAACCAGATGCCATCGTCGTGCTTAGTGTTCCTGATAGTTTGTTGGTTGACCGTCATGCGGGGCGATGGGTGCATCCCAGTTCGGGTCGCGTGTACCACACCTTTTACAATCCCCCTAATGTTAAGGGGCGTGACGATGTTACTGGGCAACCGCTGGTGCAGCGACCAGAAGACACGGAGGAGGCTGTACACCAGGGGCTTGTGAAGTATTACGAGAGTATTAGAGGACTTCGCGCCGTATACGGTGACCCTAGACTTTGGCACACCGTTGACGGTTTTGCTTCCCTAGATAGTGTACACGTCTCTATATGTCGTGTATTGGATCCTATTATTGCAGACAAGACACGTCGATGGTGGTCCAAGTTGTTTTGGTGGTCAAGTTGA
- a CDS encoding lysosomal alpha-mannosidase precursor, putative, producing MLTLGMHTLQLLSLILYFAATVFVPALKVPSKAVVHLVAHTHSDLGWLKTVDQYTYGLNNSIQFADVTTIINSVVEGLLANPERKFTYVEIGFFSWWWSRQSVSMREKVRGLVANGQLQFANGGWCMHDEATTHYIDMIDQTTLGHRWLLRELNVVPLVGWQADAFGHSATQASLLTSRAGFNGTFFARIDYREYEDRVKRGGRQFWWDASPSLPDLKTFAEANLHATYCSAAGYKWDLADQLESARTFTQADDIIDDNASERYNVPVVLKHFKDEVARSLQATRGANVMWTMGCDFTYMVSEFWFGKMDKLIKIANDDGEFTVRYSTPYEYMMAKLDEAVNAKTKYETSTGDFFPYASAAHEFWTGFYSSRPTLKRLIRMLSSYWVASRQLQFLAGVPSGDLPLLSDALAIAQHHDAVTGTARQHVTFDYVKRLVAGYNDDFSVRLRTALTGRLFNLSNVSHCLLSNVSACNATATGLAKKGSKLTVMVWNPSVHPNVNTFLQIPVPRRDIRVEGNGVKSFSVYGSPTQVSDYSNVNANWQPYTIGIILSLGKTSSLTLSTPGKYDIPRKESHFGYSLKSVVSRDRRGGFTLTSDHLKVRFGVNGRLKSIEVLSVGQEVLVEHDWCYFKSSRGEDPSGISGGAYIMRPVSDNVCEPISTDKVESIIIDETIGIVEQRFGNDLVQRVILHGDTVDLEFTSLGIPVKDGFGRELVARFSTSVNNSGIFYTDSNGREMQRREVDKRRNYPFVQTESVAGNYYPVSSLIFINDTETQFNVFTDAAMGGTSINNGEVLLTTHRRLLLDDQKGVSEPLNETEFITAYEGDPSMNEKGRGKHYGNPLRVRGTLTISVGRSGPSAMRRVREQLDEKYFSPIAVYSTGSTPNLNCSLELTQISPSVQIITTQLLNKTTLLLRIAHRYAVGEDDERSKSVEMELRSLIPNELDYNVESIDEVSLTTNTLLRTGLDTVVLKPMDVRTFLFHMREHKWRGMSVSCMGV from the coding sequence ATGCTCACACTTGGGATGCATACGCTTCAGCTCCTATCCCTGattctttattttgctgCTACTGTTTTCGTGCCGGCGCTGAAGGTTCCATCAAAAGCCGTTGTGCACCTCGTGGCACATACACACAGTGATTTGGGATGGCTCAAAACCGTTGACCAGTATACTTACGGGTTGAATAACAGTATTCAGTTTGCCGATGTGACCACCATTATCAACAGCGTTGTGGAGGGACTACTGGCAAATCCAGAAAGGAAGTTCACTTACGTTGAAATCGGTTTTTTCTCGTGGTGGTGGTCAAGACAATCAGTGAGCATGCGGGAAAAGGTTCGTGGGTTGGTCGCCAATGGTCAACTGCAATTTGCCAACGGTGGTTGGTGTATGCATGACGAAGCCACTACACACTATATTGATATGATCGACCAAACGACGCTTGGCCACCGATGGTTACTGCGGGAACTTAATGTGGTACCGCTTGTTGGATGGCAAGCCGATGCATTTGGGCATAGTGCCACACAAGCATCGCTGTTGACGTCGCGTGCTGGTTTCAATGGAACCTTTTTCGCCCGCATTGACTACCGTGAGTATGAGGATCGTGTGAAGCGAGGGGGACGGCAGTTCTGGTGGGACGCTAGTCCGTCGCTACCTGACCTGAAAACATTTGCTGAGGCGAACCTGCACGCGACCTATTGCTCAGCAGCGGGGTACAAATGGGATCTTGCTGATCAGTTAGAGAGTGCACGGACATTCACTCAAGCGGATGATATTATTGACGATAATGCGTCCGAGCGGTACAATGTTCCAGTTGTTCTTAAGCATTTCAAGGATGAGGTAGCTAGGAGTTTGCAGGCCACGCGTGGTGCGAACGTCATGTGGACGATGGGATGTGACTTCACTTATATGGTGAGCGAGTTTTGGTTCGGCAAGATGGACAAATTAATCAAAATTGCcaatgatgatggtgagttTACTGTGCGTTATTCCACGCCGTACGAATATATGATGGCGAAGCTGGATGAGGCTGTGAATGCGAAAACCAAATATGAGACGAGCACGGGCGATTTCTTCCCGTATGCAAGTGCCGCTCACGAGTTTTGGACGGGATTTTACTCATCTCGACCGACTTTGAAGCGACTAATACGGATGTTAAGCAGTTATTGGGTTGCATCCCGGCAGTTGCAATTCCTTGCAGGTGTGCCGTCCGGTGATCTGCCACTTCTGAGCGATGCGCTCGCCATTGCACAACATCATGACGCGGTAACGGGAACGGCGCGGCAACACGTAACATTTGATTACGTCAAACGACTTGTGGCTGGATATAATGATGATTTCTCAGTTCGGCTTCGTACCGCACTTACTGGAAGATTGTTTAACCTCAGTAACGTAAGTCACTGTTTGCTGTCTAATGTGTCTGCATGCAACGCCACCGCCACTGGACTAGCAAAGAAAGGATCAAAACTGACGGTGATGGTATGGAATCCGAGTGTCCACCCAAATGTGAATACCTTTCTTCAAATACCCGTTCCACGAAGGGATATCAGAGTAGAGGGTAACGGCGTGAAGTCCTTTTCTGTCTATGGTTCACCCACTCAGGTAAGTGATTATTCCAATGTCAATGCGAATTGGCAACCATATACAATTGGGATAATTCTTTCGTTGGGGAAAACCTCCTCTCTTACTCTGAGCACACCGGGGAAGTATGATATTCCACGGAAAGAATCACATTTCGGATATTCGCTGAAGAGTGTGGTATCCCGTGATAGGCGTGGAGGTTTTACGCTGACGAGTGACCATCTCAAGGTGCGTTTCGGGGTGAACGGCCGGCTAAAAAGCATTGAGGTATTGTCTGTTGGACAAGAGGTGTTGGTGGAGCATGATTGGTGTTATTTCAAGAGCAGTAGAGGGGAAGACCCGAGTGGTATATCTGGTGGGGCGTACATAATGCGCCCTGTCTCTGATAATGTTTGTGAACCAATTAGCACCGATAAAGTCGAGAGTATTATCATTGATGAGACGATTGGTATTGTGGAGCAAAGGTTCGGAAACGACCTCGTACAGCGAGTCATTCTTCACGGGGATACGGTGGACTTGGAGTTTACTTCTCTGGGTATTCCAGTAAAAGATGGATTTGGACGTGAACTCGTTGCCCGTTTCAGCACGTCAGTGAACAATAGTGGCATTTTCTACACGGATAGCAATGGTCGTGAAATGCAACGACGTGAGGTGGATAAACGACGGAACTACCCGTTTGTTCAAACGGAGTCTGTAGCCGGCAACTATTATCCGGTGTCAAGTCTCATATTCATTAATGACACCGAAACACAGTTCAATGTGTTCACTGATGCGGCGATGGGGGGCACAAGTATAAATAACGGTGAGGTGCTGCTCACTACGCATCGCCGGCTTTTGCTAGATGACCAAAAGGGTGTTTCAGAGCCATTGAATGAAACGGAATTCATTACAGCCTATGAAGGTGATCCTTcaatgaatgaaaaagggcgCGGCAAACACTACGGTAATCCGCTACGTGTGCGTGGTACACTTACCATTTCTGTAGGTCGAAGTGGGCCGTCAGCCATGCGCCGCGTACGTGAGCAACTGGATGAGAAGTATTTTTCTCCAATTGCTGTATATTCTACTGGCTCTACGCCGAACCTAAACTGCTCCTTGGAGTTGACACAAATATCACCCAGTGTGCAGATAATAACGACGCAGTTACTCAACAAGACCACACTTCTACTCCGCATTGCTCATCGCTATGCCGTAGGTGAGGATGATGAGCGCTCTAAATCCGTTGAGATGGAACTGCGATCTCTTATTCCTAACGAGCTGGATTACAATGTTGAGAGCATCGATGAAGTATCGTTGACGACGAATACCCTTTTGCGGACTGGACTGGACACAGTCGTGCTGAAGCCGATGGATGTACGAACATTTTTATTTCACATGAGGGAGCACAAGTGGAGGGGCATGTCAGTGAGCTGCATGGGTGTGTAA
- a CDS encoding adenylate kinase, putative → MKVIFLGPPGCGKGTQSPFVAKRYDICHLSTGDMLREAVEKKTEYGLKAKSVMDVGGLVSDDIVFGIVKESIKQPRCKNGYLLDGYPRTLRQAEMMEEAGEKVNKVIHFDAPDDVIISRVSGRWLHRASGRIYHEVFCPPKVRGLDDVTSEPLIQRPDDRKEVVEKRLVGYHRQTKPLIDYYRARGVLATLDATQSVNVVRESLRRVLDPVARLIGAKIYGN, encoded by the coding sequence ATGAAGGTAATTTTTCTTGGACCTCCAGGCTGCGGGAAGGGGACGCAGAGCCCCTTTGTCGCCAAGCGTTACGACATTTGCCATCTTTCAACAGGTGATATGTTGCGTGAGGCcgtggaaaaaaagacagagtACGGATTAAAGGCCAAATCTGTCATGGATGTCGGTGGTCTCGTCTCGGACGATATCGTCTTCGGCATAGTAAAAGAGAGCATTAAGCAACCTCGCTGCAAAAACGGTTACCTCCTCGATGGCTACCCCCGTACGTTGCGGCAGGCGGAGATGATGGAAGAGGCGGGtgaaaaggtaaacaaaGTTATTCATTTTGATGCCCCTGATGACGTCATAATTTCGCGCGTTAGTGGTCGCTGGCTTCATCGCGCCAGTGGCCGCATATACCATGAGGTGTTTTGCCCCCCAAAGGTGCGCGGTTTGGATGACGTAACCTCTGAACCACTCATACAGCGTCCTGACGACCGCAAGGAGGTGGTTGAGAAGCGGCTCGTTGGGTACCACCGCCAGACCAAACCACTGATTGATTATTATCGGGCCAGAGGTGTTCTTGCAACCCTGGACGCGACACAGTCTGTAAACGTTGTGCGTGAATCTCTCAGACGCGTACTTGACCCTGTTGCACGACTGATCGGTGCAAAGATATATGGGAATTAA